One genomic window of Gracilinema caldarium DSM 7334 includes the following:
- a CDS encoding alpha/beta fold hydrolase yields the protein MKLPSDWNPTNRAFREFYGWDDSLGQWNYDLVETKLNQKVAVHYFSNPQQKNIQGTLFITHGYLEHTALRVPLIAQAVLHGWLVCGIDLIGHGLSTGTPAHIDSFDEYVTALETVVQYKPWPQPWRYAGHSTGCAVELLYVAKHGNPFEWSLLEAPLVRTVLWKPTMVAKHLFKGAISTLPRRNAGLPKSHTFYGLLKRDPLYLDKVPISWFDALERYVEQTNNWNILPGTFLILQGDMDTVVDWPYNVQFLQNHLEQPQIAMIKGGKHHLLRDEGPSGDQARRMVLEHWYAMQ from the coding sequence ATGAAATTACCTTCTGATTGGAATCCAACAAATCGTGCATTTCGGGAATTTTATGGCTGGGATGATTCTTTGGGACAATGGAATTATGATCTTGTAGAGACCAAGCTAAACCAAAAAGTGGCTGTGCATTACTTTTCCAATCCCCAACAAAAAAATATACAGGGAACCTTGTTTATTACTCATGGGTACCTTGAACATACCGCACTCCGTGTTCCGCTCATTGCTCAGGCTGTGCTTCATGGGTGGCTGGTTTGCGGTATTGACTTGATTGGCCATGGGCTTTCCACGGGTACGCCAGCACATATAGATTCCTTTGATGAATATGTGACAGCTCTGGAAACGGTTGTACAGTATAAACCTTGGCCGCAGCCCTGGCGATATGCAGGTCATTCTACCGGTTGTGCAGTGGAGCTTTTATATGTAGCAAAACATGGGAATCCCTTTGAGTGGAGCCTATTGGAAGCGCCTCTCGTTCGGACCGTGTTATGGAAGCCTACCATGGTCGCCAAGCATCTCTTTAAGGGGGCTATCAGTACTTTGCCCAGACGGAATGCTGGACTCCCGAAAAGCCATACTTTTTATGGTTTACTGAAACGGGATCCCCTGTACCTCGATAAGGTCCCTATAAGCTGGTTTGATGCTTTGGAACGCTATGTGGAACAAACAAATAACTGGAATATTTTACCAGGGACCTTTTTAATATTACAGGGTGATATGGATACGGTGGTAGATTGGCCCTACAATGTACAGTTTTTACAGAACCACCTGGAACAGCCACAAATTGCGATGATCAAAGGTGGTAAACACCATCTGTTACGGGATGAAGGGCCTTCTGGTGATCAGGCTCGAAGAATGGTATTGGAACATTGGTATGCCATGCAATAG
- a CDS encoding Glu/Leu/Phe/Val family dehydrogenase has product MAEAKVRYQGSYLKGVKARVGTILETNYKLDINTREKILADYLSDEQLPHWYFYSNTPEEIARHLFIITQLLSSNVGQIYHVSDDSRVITYLINIGRDYPGRLERVIEENMNMRIASFDSESTVNGVRIVSLEKITQEPARYTPEQEAAIIKLKSDLAYYGENRDLIHTNRFIESLSSRYLLEEIESTLEPKRSERHLVFYNRICDTAEPLVDISDVQYEDDIGRIEKSSRVMIGVANPGHEFIPQILRIFEKRGINLKRTYFDLFRHPQGDVAIFTTYFNLGYSLSGLEDALKEAIISGQHEETQAAAAGALIVQNTSKRILEEKIESILRRLPSRSNPHDAMKAIEELKELCRQNGTIGTGPESHSFYLNSVTDFLEAARFAGIDEVPEVLRLLLGYEAFDEFFVTAQANGISSNLPGYRIKHSIARGPAKGGLRIDPIVSFDEVAALSFMMTWKCARSRILYGGAKGGLMLNPRTFEGTAIDYFDTLSSFGRSLFLVSGPMRDVPAGDVGCGPKEIGHMFEGFKSALRDLAVMSYGLKPGVTMIGPRIVSVQEARRMLAEHFDVDWTDPVIIGELVRNETYLELVTAAQITGKPKLGIEARGAATGLGMAYAVLAAVGNLYLDGQWKPNRPLSKEEEAVLRKACSITEAVILKEESEQAYGKVDFKPEDAVVHGRLLSADEWKLLSEKVYPALLTGKTLSVQGSGKVGGSLLTSLKPYGVKLIAIADAGGAIFGDDLDMDEVLAAVENSRNHPDKALRASCVHATKNVQERILGLSGSSKVLEIECDIVAPAALENAVTEENARRIKAKLEVCGANGPNSSRAEKILAEQGVTVLYDFLANGAGVTASYFEWLRNLTDRFRYEAERIRHVPFDISCMDPYVMPEFKTRLKKILANGESRNTTESWNLMLRDIMFAALNEDYRFAKDHKVSMKTAGFLNAQLRVLAATLVRMEEKDRQSMMARLPDKSRALLKPFMEHPEVKLFMQKGGKNY; this is encoded by the coding sequence ATGGCTGAAGCAAAGGTTCGTTACCAGGGATCCTATTTAAAAGGCGTTAAAGCACGGGTTGGTACGATTCTCGAAACCAACTATAAGCTGGATATCAACACCAGGGAAAAAATACTTGCAGATTATTTAAGCGATGAACAGTTGCCCCATTGGTATTTTTATTCGAATACTCCTGAAGAGATTGCACGACATCTCTTTATTATAACCCAGCTGTTATCCTCTAATGTAGGTCAAATATATCATGTGAGCGACGACTCCCGGGTAATTACCTATCTTATCAATATAGGACGGGATTATCCTGGCCGGCTTGAACGGGTTATTGAAGAAAACATGAATATGAGAATAGCCTCCTTTGATTCGGAATCGACGGTTAATGGGGTTCGCATTGTCAGTCTTGAAAAAATTACCCAGGAACCGGCACGGTACACCCCTGAACAGGAAGCAGCGATCATAAAATTAAAAAGTGATCTGGCCTATTATGGTGAGAATCGTGATCTTATCCATACGAATCGGTTTATCGAAAGTCTTTCGTCCCGCTATCTTTTGGAAGAGATTGAATCCACCCTGGAACCGAAGCGGTCTGAACGGCATCTGGTGTTTTATAACCGTATCTGTGATACCGCTGAGCCCCTGGTAGATATTTCTGATGTGCAGTATGAGGATGATATTGGCCGGATAGAAAAATCGAGCCGTGTTATGATCGGGGTTGCCAATCCAGGACATGAATTTATCCCTCAGATTTTACGAATTTTTGAAAAACGGGGTATTAACCTGAAACGTACCTATTTTGATCTGTTCCGTCATCCCCAGGGCGATGTAGCTATTTTTACTACCTATTTTAACCTGGGCTACAGTCTTTCTGGTCTAGAAGACGCGTTGAAGGAAGCAATTATTTCTGGTCAGCATGAGGAAACTCAGGCAGCTGCTGCAGGGGCTCTCATTGTTCAAAATACTTCCAAACGTATCTTGGAAGAAAAAATTGAATCAATTCTTCGAAGGCTTCCAAGCCGATCTAATCCTCACGATGCAATGAAGGCTATTGAAGAATTAAAAGAACTTTGCAGGCAGAATGGGACCATTGGTACAGGACCGGAAAGTCACAGTTTTTATTTAAACAGTGTAACCGATTTTCTCGAGGCCGCCCGTTTTGCCGGTATTGATGAAGTCCCTGAAGTATTGCGTCTGCTGCTTGGCTATGAGGCTTTTGATGAATTTTTTGTTACCGCTCAGGCTAATGGCATTTCGAGCAACCTTCCCGGCTATCGGATTAAGCATTCCATTGCCCGGGGACCGGCAAAGGGCGGCCTCCGTATCGATCCGATTGTCAGTTTTGATGAAGTGGCAGCCCTGTCCTTTATGATGACCTGGAAATGTGCCCGGAGCAGGATCCTCTATGGCGGGGCTAAGGGTGGTTTGATGCTCAATCCCCGAACCTTCGAAGGTACGGCGATTGACTATTTTGATACCCTTTCCAGTTTTGGCAGAAGTCTTTTCCTTGTGTCTGGTCCGATGCGGGATGTTCCTGCAGGGGATGTTGGCTGTGGTCCCAAAGAAATCGGACATATGTTTGAAGGGTTTAAAAGTGCCCTGCGGGATCTGGCGGTGATGTCCTATGGTCTTAAGCCGGGGGTCACCATGATTGGACCGAGGATCGTTTCCGTTCAGGAAGCTCGCAGAATGCTGGCGGAGCACTTTGATGTGGACTGGACCGATCCGGTGATTATTGGAGAACTCGTACGGAATGAGACCTATCTCGAACTGGTCACCGCAGCCCAGATTACCGGGAAACCGAAATTGGGAATAGAAGCCCGGGGTGCTGCGACAGGGCTCGGTATGGCCTATGCGGTACTGGCTGCGGTGGGTAACCTCTACCTGGATGGTCAGTGGAAACCAAACAGACCGCTCAGCAAAGAAGAAGAAGCGGTCCTTCGCAAGGCTTGTTCCATAACCGAAGCGGTCATACTCAAGGAAGAATCGGAACAAGCCTATGGAAAAGTGGACTTTAAGCCTGAGGATGCGGTGGTTCATGGCCGGCTTCTCTCGGCAGATGAATGGAAGCTGCTTTCTGAAAAAGTTTATCCTGCCTTACTGACTGGGAAAACCCTCTCTGTCCAGGGGTCCGGCAAGGTTGGTGGTTCACTGCTTACATCTCTCAAGCCATATGGAGTAAAGCTCATTGCGATTGCCGATGCGGGTGGTGCCATATTCGGAGATGATCTTGATATGGATGAAGTACTGGCGGCGGTGGAAAATTCCCGAAATCACCCCGATAAGGCTCTGCGGGCTTCCTGTGTCCATGCAACGAAAAATGTGCAAGAACGGATCCTGGGATTGAGCGGCAGTTCCAAGGTGCTGGAAATTGAATGTGATATAGTGGCCCCTGCGGCACTGGAAAATGCGGTTACCGAAGAAAATGCCCGGCGCATTAAGGCAAAGTTGGAAGTATGCGGTGCTAACGGCCCCAATAGTTCCCGGGCGGAAAAGATTCTCGCCGAACAGGGGGTAACGGTGCTCTATGATTTCCTTGCCAATGGAGCCGGTGTAACCGCAAGTTACTTTGAGTGGTTAAGAAACTTAACGGACCGGTTCCGCTACGAAGCGGAACGGATTCGGCATGTTCCCTTTGATATAAGCTGTATGGATCCCTATGTCATGCCTGAATTTAAAACCCGGCTTAAAAAAATACTTGCCAATGGTGAAAGCCGGAATACTACTGAATCATGGAATCTCATGCTTCGGGATATCATGTTTGCGGCTCTTAACGAAGATTACCGGTTTGCAAAGGATCATAAGGTATCGATGAAAACCGCAGGCTTCTTGAACGCCCAACTGCGGGTGCTGGCCGCTACCCTGGTACGGATGGAGGAGAAGGATCGGCAGAGTATGATGGCACGGCTTCCGGATAAAAGCCGCGCCTTACTGAAGCCCTTTATGGAACATCCGGAGGTGAAACTATTTATGCAGAAGGGTGGTAAAAATTACTAA
- the hcp gene encoding hydroxylamine reductase — translation MSMFCHQCQEAAKGTGCTVKGVCGKDETVSNLQDVLLYALKGLAFVAQEARKAGITDRQVSEALIEGLFATITNANFDKAVFISRIREAISIREELKKHLALKGVFLPVQGKGRLHPSIDFHASTEEEMLSAWTVASFLAIEDPDVRALRSLVIFGLKGMAAYMEHAINLGKNSEDVLVFMERALAATIDDTLDANHLTALVLETGKYGVDAMALLDAANTSTYGNPEPTTVQLGVRNNPGILISGHDLKDLEELLEQTQGTGVDVYTHGEMLPAHYYPTFKKFPNFVGNYGSAWWKQVEEFEAFNGPIFLTTNCLVPPKESYKHRVFTTGEAGYPGCVHIADRKEGGKKDFSALIALAKNCPAPTSLETGTIVGGFAHAAVDKVAPVVVDAVKNGAIKRFFVMAGCDGRQKGRDYYTEFAKALPEDTVILTAGCAKYRYNKLNLGDIGGIPRVLDAGQCNDSYSLALTALKLKEAFGASDVNDLPISFNIAWYEQKAVIVLLALLYLGFKNIHLGPTLPAFLSPNVAKVLVDNFGIAGIGTVQEDIKLFMGA, via the coding sequence ATGAGTATGTTCTGTCATCAATGTCAGGAAGCCGCAAAGGGAACTGGCTGTACCGTGAAGGGTGTCTGTGGTAAGGATGAGACTGTTTCCAATTTGCAGGATGTTTTGCTGTATGCGCTGAAAGGGCTCGCCTTTGTTGCCCAGGAAGCCAGGAAAGCTGGAATTACCGATAGGCAGGTCTCTGAAGCTCTCATTGAAGGGCTTTTTGCCACCATAACGAATGCCAACTTTGATAAGGCTGTTTTTATTTCCAGAATTCGGGAAGCTATATCTATTCGGGAAGAATTAAAAAAGCATTTAGCCCTTAAAGGGGTTTTTCTGCCAGTTCAAGGTAAAGGACGTTTACATCCCAGCATAGATTTCCATGCCAGTACTGAAGAGGAAATGCTCTCTGCATGGACGGTGGCAAGTTTTCTTGCGATTGAAGATCCGGATGTTCGGGCTTTACGCAGTCTTGTCATTTTCGGCCTTAAAGGCATGGCCGCTTATATGGAACATGCCATTAATCTGGGAAAAAACAGTGAGGATGTGCTTGTTTTCATGGAACGGGCTTTGGCTGCTACCATTGATGATACCCTTGATGCAAATCATTTAACCGCTCTGGTTCTTGAAACTGGTAAATATGGTGTGGATGCAATGGCCCTGCTTGATGCAGCCAATACATCGACCTATGGAAATCCTGAACCGACCACAGTACAGCTGGGTGTGCGGAATAATCCTGGTATACTTATTTCAGGACATGATCTAAAAGATTTGGAAGAATTGCTTGAACAGACCCAGGGCACCGGTGTCGATGTTTATACCCATGGTGAGATGCTGCCGGCCCATTACTACCCAACATTTAAGAAATTTCCCAACTTTGTAGGCAACTATGGAAGCGCCTGGTGGAAACAGGTAGAAGAGTTCGAAGCTTTTAATGGTCCAATCTTTTTAACGACCAACTGTCTTGTACCACCAAAGGAAAGTTACAAGCATCGGGTATTTACCACCGGTGAGGCAGGTTATCCTGGCTGTGTGCATATTGCAGACCGGAAAGAAGGGGGTAAAAAGGATTTTTCTGCCCTTATTGCACTGGCAAAAAATTGTCCTGCTCCAACGTCTTTGGAAACAGGCACCATCGTTGGTGGTTTTGCCCATGCTGCAGTGGATAAAGTGGCCCCTGTTGTCGTAGATGCTGTTAAAAATGGTGCGATAAAGCGCTTTTTTGTTATGGCTGGCTGTGACGGACGACAAAAGGGACGGGATTATTACACCGAATTTGCTAAGGCTCTGCCGGAAGATACGGTTATCCTTACTGCAGGTTGTGCCAAGTACCGCTATAATAAATTGAATTTGGGCGATATTGGTGGTATTCCGCGGGTTTTGGATGCCGGGCAGTGCAATGACAGCTACTCATTGGCACTGACAGCTCTCAAGTTGAAAGAAGCCTTTGGCGCATCTGATGTAAATGACCTGCCCATCAGTTTTAATATTGCATGGTATGAACAGAAGGCGGTCATTGTTCTGCTTGCCCTGCTATACCTGGGCTTTAAGAATATCCATCTGGGACCCACACTCCCGGCCTTTCTCTCACCGAATGTTGCCAAAGTGCTGGTAGATAACTTTGGCATCGCCGGAATTGGTACGGTTCAGGAAGATATTAAGCTCTTTATGGGTGCTTAA
- a CDS encoding acyl-CoA thioesterase, whose protein sequence is MIHECTLRVRTYECDAYGHVNNAVYLHYLEYARYEYLRAIGFDYPGVVKAGFGLYVARVEIDYKKSALPDDELVIQSWPIKRGAVSGVMQQKILRGQDLIAEAKVTWAFVNAEGLPTRLPAQWDVPGLHPDR, encoded by the coding sequence ATGATACATGAATGCACCCTACGGGTCCGCACCTATGAATGCGATGCCTATGGACACGTCAATAATGCCGTATATCTTCATTATTTGGAATATGCCCGCTATGAATACCTCAGGGCTATTGGGTTTGATTATCCTGGAGTTGTGAAAGCTGGGTTCGGGCTCTATGTGGCACGGGTAGAAATTGACTATAAAAAATCGGCGCTGCCTGATGATGAACTGGTCATCCAGTCGTGGCCGATTAAACGGGGCGCTGTAAGCGGGGTCATGCAGCAGAAAATTCTTCGCGGACAGGACCTAATTGCCGAAGCAAAGGTTACCTGGGCCTTTGTGAATGCTGAAGGACTTCCCACCAGGCTTCCTGCCCAGTGGGATGTACCTGGACTACATCCTGACCGTTAA
- a CDS encoding NUDIX hydrolase, with product MQIDELQAVFRCCPCCGAEQVVISGDHRIYCSACGFEYFHNVATAVGALILTREGLLLLERAKDPARGKLALPGGFVDPGESLEEALSRECMEEIGWKAELHRMEYLCSFPNTYRYKDILYHTCDMFFLFRQDSLDITMLYSDPTEVTSLSLIPLEKLQLEDLAFESTRKVIELLIKTY from the coding sequence ATGCAGATTGATGAATTACAGGCCGTATTCCGGTGTTGCCCCTGTTGTGGTGCAGAACAGGTAGTAATTTCCGGGGATCACCGGATATATTGCTCTGCCTGCGGCTTTGAATATTTTCACAATGTGGCCACTGCGGTAGGAGCGCTTATTCTTACCAGAGAAGGACTTCTCTTGCTCGAACGGGCTAAGGATCCTGCCCGGGGTAAATTAGCACTGCCTGGTGGTTTTGTTGACCCCGGAGAGTCCCTGGAAGAAGCTTTGTCTCGGGAGTGTATGGAAGAAATTGGCTGGAAAGCCGAGCTCCATCGGATGGAGTATTTGTGTTCCTTTCCTAATACCTATCGCTATAAGGATATTCTGTATCATACCTGTGATATGTTTTTTTTATTTAGGCAGGATTCGTTAGATATAACTATGTTATATAGTGATCCTACCGAAGTTACCAGCTTATCTTTAATCCCTCTTGAAAAGCTGCAGTTGGAAGATCTCGCTTTTGAATCCACCAGAAAGGTAATAGAACTACTGATAAAGACGTATTAG
- a CDS encoding sugar ABC transporter substrate-binding protein, whose product MKRRIFIGLLIFGLLSLIALTNSIYLMIHLDSLGSQQIDGALPKYIFAFYVPPTSSRYFQDIKKGAELAAQEHHVVLSFHSIDPKDNEIQQAVISDFNGYILCPYNEDTTLHSQVVKLQNEKRPVVIINHTIKTDKPVPFIGSNNYDVGKKMAQLIKKTEKSVHQIAIVYSQKNPWIYADRELIELGIRNELQNTEQYAITRFETRLNPLDAEALIYKIIKNYPEMNYVLFTDSNDTIAAAQALIDMNEVGRVQLIGFGNDKVIRDYIRKGVITASVVISPDKIGYQAVKSLVELVDSGFTSAAVDVGIEIVEKDSL is encoded by the coding sequence GTGAAACGGCGTATTTTTATTGGGCTCCTTATTTTTGGTCTGTTAAGTCTCATTGCACTCACCAACTCTATCTACCTTATGATACATTTGGATAGTCTGGGTTCGCAGCAGATTGATGGAGCTTTACCGAAATATATATTTGCATTTTATGTACCGCCTACTTCGAGCAGATACTTTCAGGATATAAAAAAGGGCGCTGAACTTGCTGCTCAAGAACATCATGTGGTGCTTTCGTTCCATTCGATAGATCCTAAGGATAATGAGATTCAGCAGGCGGTTATTTCAGATTTTAATGGATATATACTATGCCCTTATAATGAAGATACAACCCTTCATTCTCAGGTAGTTAAACTTCAGAATGAGAAAAGACCGGTAGTCATCATAAATCATACAATAAAAACTGATAAACCAGTCCCATTTATCGGTTCAAATAATTATGATGTAGGTAAAAAAATGGCTCAGCTCATAAAAAAAACAGAAAAATCGGTACATCAAATTGCTATAGTGTATAGCCAAAAGAATCCCTGGATATATGCAGATAGAGAACTGATAGAGCTGGGGATACGAAATGAACTTCAGAATACGGAACAGTATGCTATAACCCGTTTTGAAACTAGGTTAAATCCACTTGATGCTGAAGCGCTTATTTATAAAATAATAAAAAATTACCCAGAAATGAATTATGTTCTCTTTACAGATTCTAATGATACAATTGCTGCTGCGCAAGCCTTAATCGATATGAATGAAGTAGGCCGAGTACAGTTGATAGGATTTGGGAATGACAAAGTAATCAGGGACTATATTCGAAAAGGGGTTATTACTGCATCTGTGGTAATAAGTCCAGATAAAATTGGTTACCAGGCTGTAAAATCATTGGTTGAACTGGTAGATTCAGGATTTACATCTGCTGCTGTTGATGTGGGAATAGAAATCGTTGAAAAGGATAGTCTATGA